CCGCGCGGTGTTCGACGGCGTCGCGGGCGCGAGCACGAGGTCGGTGAGCGCCATGCCGTACGCGAGGCCGAGGCTGGATCCGCCGAGCCGCGCCACGAACGCCAGCGCGATGCGGCGGCCGAGCCCCGTGACGAGGAAGCCGTCCGCGATGAAGAACGACGCGACGATGAGCCAGATGGTGGGGTTCGCGAAGCCGACGAGCGCCTCGCCGTCGGTGGTCATGGTGCCCGTGAGCATCGCGACCGCGAGGCCCGTGAGCGCGACCGGCGCGGTGGGCAGCGGCTGCAGGATGAGCGCGAGGACCGTGCCGACGAAGATCCCGGCCATGTGCATGCCGCGGGGGTCGACGCCGGCGGGCGGCGGGACGAGCGCGATGCCGACCGCGACGGCGACGATGACGACCACCTGGACCAGACGCGCGCGACGCACGCGGCGGGCGGCGTCCGCGGGGTCGCCGGCGACCGTCGCGACGCCGTCGGGGGCGGGGTCGGCCCCGAGCCGGTCAGCTCCGCCGGGCGCCGGATCCGTCCCGGTGCCGGGGGCGGACGAGGGGCCGGGGGCTGCGGGAGGAGGGGTCATGACCGGCCCATCCTCCGCGCGCGCGGGCCCGGGTGCCACTTGTCTTCATAGTGTTCACGAGGTGGCCGCGGCGGGGGCGGCCGGCCGAATCAGGCCGAGAAGCCCGTGGAGGTGACGACGTGCAGGCGCTGCGTCGGACGGGTCATCGCGACGTAGAGGCCGGCGGCGCCGCGCGACGTGCTCGCGAGGATCTCGTCGGGCTCCGCGATGACGACGACGTCGAACTCGAGGCCCTTGGCCTCCTGCGAGCCGAGCACCGCGATGGGCCGGCCGAGGCCGCCCACGCCGATGCCGACCGCGGATCCGAACCGCTCCGCCAGCGCGCGGTGCAGCTCCGCGACGCGGTCGTCGCGCGCGATGACCGCGAGCGTGCCCGCGTCGCCGCCCTCGCGCTCCTCGTCGACCACGTCGACCACGGCGGACACGACCTCGTCGGCCGCGACCTCGACCGTGTCGATGGGGTGCTCGCCCTCGCGGACGGCCCGCGAACGGGTGACCGGGAGGCCGTGCGCGATGGCCATGCGCTCGGCGGCCTCGGCGATCCGCGCGGGCGTGCGGTAGTTGACGGTGAGCTCCTCGAGGCGCCACTCGCGGCCGAGCACCGGGCCGAGGGCGTCCTGCCAGCTGGTGACGCCGACCGCGGAGCTCGCCTGCGCGACGTCGCCCACGATGGTGAACGAGCGCAGCGGGCAGCGGCGGAGGAGCACGCGCCACTGCATGGGGCTGAGCTCCTGCGCCTCGTCGACCACGATGTGGCCGTAGGTCCAGGTGCGGTCCGAGGCGGCGCGCTCGGCCGTCGTGCGGCGCGCGGCCTGCTCGGCGAAGCCCTCCGCGAGGCGCTCGGCCGTGACCATGCCGCCGACGCCCATGTTCTCGATGGCCTGCTCGGCGTTCTCGATGTCGCGGAGGCGCTGCTGCTCGCGCTCGCGGGCGCTCGCGTCGGCCTGCGCGCTGAACTCGCCGAGGAGCTCCGCGGCCTCGTCGAGCAGCGGCACGTCGGCGACGGTGAACGGCGCGTCGCGGTCGCGGCGGAGGAGCGCGCGCTTCTCCGGGCTCCAGCGCGGGGTGAGCGAGGCGAGCCAGTTCGGGCGCGCGTAGAGGTCCTGGACCAGCTTCTCGGGCGTGAGCGGGAGCCAGGCGGTGTTGAGCGCGACCTTCACGTCGTAGGAGGTGCGGAGGTCCTCGCGGAGCATGGCGAGGTCGCTGTCGTCGAGGGCGCTGCCGTTGCGGCGCATCTGCGACGCGAGGACCTGCGCGAGGGATCCGAGCGCCGCCTTGTTGAAGACCACCCGGGCCTCGTTGTGCGGCTTCCTGCTGTCCTGCGCGCGCCGGAGCGCGCCGGCGACGAGCGACGGCTCGAGCACGATGCGCTCGCCGTTCACGTCGAGGGTGACGGCCTCGGTGGGGACGACCTGGCGCGAGCGGACGGCGCGCTGCAGGAGGCCGGCCATCTCGGATCCGCCCTTGACGGCGGCGACCTCGGGCTCGTCCTCCCCGGCGGCGTCGATGCCCGGGAAGAGCTGGCCGACGCTCGCGAGCACGACGCCCGTCTCGCCGAGGGACGGCAGCACGGCCTCGATGTACTGGAGGAACGAGCGGCTGGGCCCGACCACGAGCACGCCCGAGGACGCCAGGCGGTCGCGGTGCGAGTAGAGGAGGTACGCGGCGCGGTGGAGGGCGACGGCGGTCTTGCCCGTGCCCGGGCCGCCCTGCACGACGAGCACGCCGCGGAGGTCGGAGCGGATGATGCGGTCCTGCTCCGCCTGGATGGTGGCGACGATGTCGTTCATCCGGCCGGTGCGGCCCGCGGCGAGCGCGGCGAGCAGCGCGCCCTCGCCCTGGAGGCTGGTGCGGCCCTCGTCGAGGAGCGTGGGATCGAAGACCTCGTCCTCGACGTGCACGACCTCGCGGCCGCGCGTCGTGAGGTGGCGCCGGGCGCGGGCGCCGAGCGGGGTGGCGGCGGTGGCCTGGTAGAAGGCGCTCGCCTGCGGCACGCGCCAGTCGAGGAGGAGCGGCTGGAGGTCGTCGTCGCGGAGGCCGATGCGGCCGATGTAGCGGTAGACCGGATCCCCGTCGCCCGCCGTCCGCGCCGAGGCGTCCCGCGGCTCGTCCTCGGGGAGGTGCCCCGCCTCGAACTCGAGGCGGCCGAACACCAGGCGCTCGTCGACCTCGCGGAGCGCCTGCAGGCGGTCCTCGTAGATGCGGGCGAACGCGTCGCGCTCGGAGCGGTTCTGGTGCGTGCCGCCCGTGGGGCTGTCGCGCACCGCGACCAGCTGATCGCGGGTCTCGGCCCGCACCGCGTCGAGTCGTCCGTAGAGGCGCGTGACGTACGCGCGCTCGCGCTCCAGCTCCGTACCGGCCACCTGCACACCCCTTGGAATCCGGCGTCAATCCTATCGAGCCGGGGAGGCCGTCCCGGACCGCGGGCGGGCCGGCGGACGGGCGCGGGGACGGGCGCGCGGCCCCCGCCTCACGGGCTCAGCGGGAGGTGCCGACGAGGCGCCGCGGCTCGGTCGCGGCGGGCTCCCGGCGCTGGCGGAGCGCGCGGCGGCGGGCGTTCTCGGACCTGGCCGTGAGGATCAGCACGACCACCACGCCGACGAGCGCGCCGAGCCCGTTGTGCAGCAGGTCGCGCACGTCGGAGACGCGCGTCGGCAGGAACGCCTGCGCGAGCTCGATGAGGGCGGACAGCCCGACGCCGAGCGCGATCGCGAGCCACCAGCGGGAGCGGCCGAGCAGCAGCACGAGGAACATGCCGACGGGCACGAACATGGCCACGTTCGCGGCGCCCTCGACGAGGGAGTAGGTGATCCACGCGGTGCCGTCGTGCCGGTGCAGCGCGCCCAGGGCGCGGAAGAGGAAGCCGTCGATGCGGCGGTCGTAGGGCTCCGGCGACAGGGTGATCCACGCGACCAGCCCGAGGTACAGGGCCGTCGCGGTTCCGAGGAGGGGGTGGCGGAGGAGCATCCGTCCATCATCCGGGCATTCCCCTGGGTGCCGGATCCGCCGGAGGTGCCGTTCCCGTGACGCCCTGTTGCGGTCCGCCCCTCCTCGGGGATGACGCCGTGGCACCCTGTGCGTGCAGCGCATCCGCGAAGCCTCGCGTCCCGTCCGCCCCCGCGGCCGGGACACGCCTGCGATCCTCACCCGCTCGCCGCGGGCGGTCGCGTCCGGCCGCCCGACGGCACGAGAGACCCGCGGAGGTCCCATGCTCGACAGCACCGATCGCATCCAGACGTCCCACGCCGGCAGCCTGCCGCGCACGGACGCGCTCATCGCCGCCAACGCGGCCCGCGCCGACGCCCGGAAGGCGGCGCTCTCGGGCGGCGCCGCCGGATCCGCCGAGGCCGGCCGCGTCGACGACGACGGCCTCGACGCCGTCCTCGCCGACGCGGTGGACGGCCTGGTCGCCCGCCAGCGGGCCGCCGGCATCACCGTCCCGGGCGACGGCGAGTACGGCAAGGCCATGTCGAGCGCGATCGACTACGGCGCCTGGTGGTCGTACTCGTTCCAGCGCCTGAGCGGCCTCGAGCTCGTGCCCGGCGGCCCGTTCTCCTCAGAGCCCGTGCGCAGCGCGCCCGGGGACGTGCGGCTGACCACCTTCCCCGACCGCCGCGACTGGACGATCTTCGCCGACGCCTACCGGGATCCGTCGAGCGGCATCACGGTCGGCGACGCCCCCATCGAGTTCCCGAGCGCGACCGGGCCCGTCGCCTACACCGGGCACGCCGCGATCCAGGCGGACATCGCGCACCTGAAGGCCGGGCTGGAGGCGAACGGCTACGAGGAGGGCTTCCTCACCTCCCTCTCCCCCGGCAGCGCCTCGCGCATCGGCAACCTGCACTACGCGACCGAGGAGGAGTTCATCTGGGCGTGCGCCGACGCGATGCGCGAGGAGTACGTCGCGATCATCGACGCGGGGCTCGTGCTGCAGATCGACGACCCGTCCATCGCGGAGAACTGGGACCAGATCAACCCGGAGCCGAGCGTGGAGGACTACCTGGCGTTCACGCGCATCCGCGTCGAGGCGCTCAACCACGCTCTGCGGGGGCTGCCGCAGGAGCGGATCCGCTTCCACCTGTGCTGGGGCTCGTGGCACGGACCGCACACGACCGACATCGAGTTCCGGCACCTTGTGCGCACGATGCTCGAGATCGACGCGGGCGCGTACTCGTTCGAGGGCGCGAACGCGCGGCACGAGCACGAGTGGCGCGTGTGGGAGGACGTGGAGCTGCCCGACGGGAAGCTCATCGTGCCGGGCGTGGTCGGGCACGCGACCAACGTCGTCGAGCACCCCGAGCTCGTGGCCGACCGGATCGCGCGCTACGCGCGGCTCGTGGGGCGGGAGCGCGTGATCGCGTCGACGGACTGCGGGCTCGGCGGGCGGATCCACCCGCAGATCGCGTGGGCGAAGCTGGAGAGCCTGGCGCAGGGCGCGGAGATCGCGACCCGGCGGCTCCGGGGCTGAGCGGATCCGGACGACGGAGGGCCGGGCGCGTCGCGCGTCCGGCCCTCCGTCGCGGCGCGGGTCAGAGCGAGAGGATGGCGTGCACGTCGCGGCCCGCGAGGCGCTCCCGGCCGCCGAGGCCCTCGAGCTCGAGCACCACGCCGATGCCCGCGACCTCGTAGCCGGCGCGCTCCAGCAGGCGGGCGGCCGCCTCGAGGGTGCCGCCGGTCGCGAGGACGTCGTCGAGGAGGAGCACGCGGGATCCGGGCGCGAGCTGCCCCGGGTGCAGCTCGATGGCCGCCTCGCCGTACTCCAGGTCGTAGGCCTCGCGGAGCACCTCGCCCGGGAGCTTGCCGGCCTTGCGCACCGCGAGGGTGCCGACGCCGGACGCGTACGCGGCGGCCGCGGCGAGCAGGAAGCCGCGCGCCTCGACGCCCGCGACCGCGTCGACGGATCCGCCGACGCCCACGAGGTCGTCGACCACGGCGCGGAGGGCGGCGCCGTCGGCGAGCACGGGCGTGAGGTCGCGGAACAGGATCCCGGGCTGCGGGAAGTCGGGGACGGTGAGCAGGAGGGACGCGACGAGGTCGGCGACGGGGGTGTCAGGCACCCGACAACGGTAGTCGGTGCCCGGGCGGCGGTCCGTCAGGCGGATGTGGTGGGCTGGGCGCTCGCCCGCCCGACCCCGCACGCCGCCCCGAGGAGCCCATGGACCCCGTCGAGATCCTGCGCGGCATCGTCGCGCGCGCGACCGCCGTCGAGGCGCCGCTCGAGGCGGGACCCGCGCTCGTCGCCGTCGCGCTGGCCGCGGTGCTCGTCCTCGTCCCGGCGGCCTGGCGGATCACCCGGCACGCCGTGACGATCGTGCACGAGGCCGGCCACGGGCTCGCGGCGACGCTGAGCGGGCGTCGGCTCGCGGGGATCCGGCTGCACTCCGACACGTCGGGCCTCACCGTGAGCGTCGGCCGGCCGCGCGGGCCGGGCATGGTCGTGACGCTGCTCGCGGGCTACCCGGCGCCCGCGCTCGCCGGGCTCGCCGCCGCCTGGCTCGCGGGGCAGGGGCGCTCGGCCGCGGTCCTCTGGCTCTGGCTCGTGCTGCTGGCGCTCGTGGTGATCCAGGTGCGCAACTGGTTCGGGCTGTGGTCGTGCCTCGTCGCGGGCGTCGTGATCGGCGTGGTCGCGGGCGTGGCGCCCCTCGTCGTGCAGGGCGTCGCCGCCCACGCGCTCGCGCTGTTCCTCCTGCTCGGCGCGCTCCGGGCGACGCTCGAGCTGCAGCGCTCGCCGTCCCGCCGCGGCGGCGGCGCGTCCGACGCCGACCAGCTCGGGCGGCTGACGCACCTGCCCGCGGTCCTCTGGGTCGGCGTGCTCGTCCTCGTCGCGGCCGCGTGCCTCGTGGGCGGGGCGCTGCTGCTCGGGATCCCGACGCTCCTCGGCGCCTAGCCGCCGCGCACGCGACGCGGCCGCCGCGCCCCGGGTGGGACGCGACGGCCGCGAGCGGGCGGGTGGCCTACATCTCCTCGTGCGTGTCCGGGTCGCCGTCCCAGAGGCGCGACTGCGGGCCGGAGCCGATGGCGCGCACCTCCTCCTCGGAGAGCTCGAAGCCGAAGACGTCGAGGTTCCGCCGCTGGCGCTCGGGATCCGTCGACCGCGGGATGGGCAGCGCGCCCGACTGGACGTGCCAGCGCAGCACGGCCTGCGCGGGCGTCACGCCATGTGCCTCGGCGGCCCCCACCACGTGCGGGTCCTGCATCAGCTGCTCGCGCGTGCCGAACGGCGACCAGCTCTCGGTGACGATCCCCCGGCGCGCGTGCTCGGCGCGGAGGTCGGCCTGCGTGAACGACGGGTGCAGCTCGACCTGGTTGACGACGGGCAGCACGCCCGTCTCGTCCTCGAGGCGCTGCAGGTGCGCTGGCGTGAAGTTCGAGACGCCGATGGAGCGGACGAGGCCGCGCTCCTTCAGCTCGATGAACGCGCGCCAGCTGTCGACGTACTTCCCCACGCTCGGGTTGGGCCAGTGGATGAGGTAGAGGTCCACGAAGTCGACGCCGAGCGACGCGCGCGACTCCTCGAAGGACGCGAGCGTCTCGTCGTAGCCGTGGTGGCGGCCGGGCAGCTTGGTGGTGAGGAAGAGCTCCTCGCGCGGGACGCCGGAGCGGCGCATGCCCTCGCCCACCGCGGCCTCGTTGCCGTAGTTGAGGGCCGTGTCGAGCAGGCGGTAGCCGGCGCCGATCGCGCCGGACACGAGCTCGGCGCCCGCGTCGTCGTCCAGCCCGTACGTGCCGAGGCCGATGGCGGGGATGCGGTTCCCGTCGGACAGTTCCAGTGTGGGGATCGTGGTCATCCCCTCACGCTACGCCGGGGCGTCAGGCGCGGTCGGTCGGCGCGGATCCGGCGTCGGCGGGGTCCGCGACGGCCGCGTCCGCCTCGTCGTCGTCCGGGTCGGCGGTCGCGTGGTCGCGCCCGAACACGGTGGTGAGGGCCCACGCGATCATGCCGCACACGGTGAGGATGTCGGCCACGTTGAAGACCGCGAACCACTCGACGGCGATGAAGTCGACCACGTGCCCCGACAGCGGCCCGTCCTCCGCGCGCGTGATCCGGTCGAAGAGGTTGCCGAGCGCGCCCGCGAGCACGGCGGAGAGCAGCAGCACCTGGAGGAGCGACGCGCGGTGGCGGATCTGCCAGCCGACCCAGACGGCGAGGCCCAGCGCGAGCGCGATGATCCCGATGGTGAGCACCGGGCCCACCTCGGCGCCCATGCCGAAGGAGACGCCCGGGTTGTAGACGAGCGCGAACCGCACGGTGGGGAAGAGGTCGATCGGCTGGCCCCCGCCGAGGGCGTCCACGGCCCAGCGCTTGCTGAGCTGGTCGAGCACGAAGCCGACGACGACCACGACGACCGCGAGCGCCACGACGACGGGGCGGGAGGTGCGGGGACGGCGTGCGGCGGGGGGTGCGGTGGTCACGCGACGAGCCTAGGCGGTGGCCGCGGTCGGATCCTCCGGGTCGGCGGCGAGGGGCGCGGCGGCGGCGCGGTCGCGGATCCGGGTGGCGGCCTCCCGCGGGAACGTGCTGCGGACCAGGTGGCGCGTGCCGTCGGCCGACTCGATCGCGACGGCGGGACCGGCGTCGAGCAGGATCGCCGCTCCCCCGCCCGGCAGGGACCGCACGCCGATGCCGCCGACGGTCCGCGGGCGGAGGTGGTCGACGACCGTGCAGTCGGCGATGGCGGAGTACGGCACGCGGACGCGCCTCAGCGGCACGAGCGCCACCTCGACGTCGTCCGGGTCGAGGGTGATGCGGATCCGCAGCGAGCCGACGACCGCGCCCGCCACCACGAGCAGCGCCGCGACGACCACGCCGATCACGCCGCCCCCGGTGACGACCAGCACGACGAGGCCCGCCACCGCGATCGCGAGCCCGCCGAGGCGGATCGCGCGCGGGGCGGGCGTGGTCTGGCGGAAGCGCGCGTCGGGTGAGGGCGTGGTCACGCCCTCACCCTAGGTGCGCCGCCGTCCGCGCGGTCGGGCCGGACGGGTCAGGCGTGCTGCTCGTCGTGCTCGCCCTCGGCGATCTCCTCGATCAGCTTCGCGTTGAACGCGGGCAGGTCGCCGGGGTTGCGGCTCGTGACGAAGCCGCTGTCGACCACGACCTCCTCGTCGACCCAGTCGGCGCCGGCGTTGCGGAGGTCCGTCTGCAGGGTCGGGTACGAGGTCATGCGGCGGCCGTCGACCACGCCGGCCTCGATGAGGATCCACGGCGCGTGGCAGATGGACGCGACGGGCTTGCCCGCCGTGAAGAAGGCCTTGGCGAAGGCGACCGAGTCGGCGTCGACGCGGAGGTCGTCCGCGTTCACGACGCCGCCGGGCAGCACGAGGGCGTCGTAGTCGGCCGCGTCCGCGTCCTTCACCTGCACGTCCACGTCGAACGTGTCCGCCTTGTCGATGTGGTCCAGGCCCTGCACCGTGTCCGACTTCGGGGACACGAGGACGGGCTTCCCGCCCGCCTCCTGCACGGCCTTCCACGGCTCCGTCAGCTCGACCTGCTCGAAGCCGTCCGTCAGCAGGAAGGCCACCGTGCGGCCCTGGATGCTCTCTCCGGTCATGTGCGTTCCTCCTCGTGAGAGTGGTG
This is a stretch of genomic DNA from Clavibacter zhangzhiyongii. It encodes these proteins:
- a CDS encoding HelD family protein, with the translated sequence MAGTELERERAYVTRLYGRLDAVRAETRDQLVAVRDSPTGGTHQNRSERDAFARIYEDRLQALREVDERLVFGRLEFEAGHLPEDEPRDASARTAGDGDPVYRYIGRIGLRDDDLQPLLLDWRVPQASAFYQATAATPLGARARRHLTTRGREVVHVEDEVFDPTLLDEGRTSLQGEGALLAALAAGRTGRMNDIVATIQAEQDRIIRSDLRGVLVVQGGPGTGKTAVALHRAAYLLYSHRDRLASSGVLVVGPSRSFLQYIEAVLPSLGETGVVLASVGQLFPGIDAAGEDEPEVAAVKGGSEMAGLLQRAVRSRQVVPTEAVTLDVNGERIVLEPSLVAGALRRAQDSRKPHNEARVVFNKAALGSLAQVLASQMRRNGSALDDSDLAMLREDLRTSYDVKVALNTAWLPLTPEKLVQDLYARPNWLASLTPRWSPEKRALLRRDRDAPFTVADVPLLDEAAELLGEFSAQADASAREREQQRLRDIENAEQAIENMGVGGMVTAERLAEGFAEQAARRTTAERAASDRTWTYGHIVVDEAQELSPMQWRVLLRRCPLRSFTIVGDVAQASSAVGVTSWQDALGPVLGREWRLEELTVNYRTPARIAEAAERMAIAHGLPVTRSRAVREGEHPIDTVEVAADEVVSAVVDVVDEEREGGDAGTLAVIARDDRVAELHRALAERFGSAVGIGVGGLGRPIAVLGSQEAKGLEFDVVVIAEPDEILASTSRGAAGLYVAMTRPTQRLHVVTSTGFSA
- a CDS encoding VanZ family protein yields the protein MLLRHPLLGTATALYLGLVAWITLSPEPYDRRIDGFLFRALGALHRHDGTAWITYSLVEGAANVAMFVPVGMFLVLLLGRSRWWLAIALGVGLSALIELAQAFLPTRVSDVRDLLHNGLGALVGVVVVLILTARSENARRRALRQRREPAATEPRRLVGTSR
- a CDS encoding cobalamin-independent methionine synthase II family protein, whose amino-acid sequence is MLDSTDRIQTSHAGSLPRTDALIAANAARADARKAALSGGAAGSAEAGRVDDDGLDAVLADAVDGLVARQRAAGITVPGDGEYGKAMSSAIDYGAWWSYSFQRLSGLELVPGGPFSSEPVRSAPGDVRLTTFPDRRDWTIFADAYRDPSSGITVGDAPIEFPSATGPVAYTGHAAIQADIAHLKAGLEANGYEEGFLTSLSPGSASRIGNLHYATEEEFIWACADAMREEYVAIIDAGLVLQIDDPSIAENWDQINPEPSVEDYLAFTRIRVEALNHALRGLPQERIRFHLCWGSWHGPHTTDIEFRHLVRTMLEIDAGAYSFEGANARHEHEWRVWEDVELPDGKLIVPGVVGHATNVVEHPELVADRIARYARLVGRERVIASTDCGLGGRIHPQIAWAKLESLAQGAEIATRRLRG
- a CDS encoding adenine phosphoribosyltransferase, with the protein product MPDTPVADLVASLLLTVPDFPQPGILFRDLTPVLADGAALRAVVDDLVGVGGSVDAVAGVEARGFLLAAAAAYASGVGTLAVRKAGKLPGEVLREAYDLEYGEAAIELHPGQLAPGSRVLLLDDVLATGGTLEAAARLLERAGYEVAGIGVVLELEGLGGRERLAGRDVHAILSL
- a CDS encoding M50 family metallopeptidase, producing MDPVEILRGIVARATAVEAPLEAGPALVAVALAAVLVLVPAAWRITRHAVTIVHEAGHGLAATLSGRRLAGIRLHSDTSGLTVSVGRPRGPGMVVTLLAGYPAPALAGLAAAWLAGQGRSAAVLWLWLVLLALVVIQVRNWFGLWSCLVAGVVIGVVAGVAPLVVQGVAAHALALFLLLGALRATLELQRSPSRRGGGASDADQLGRLTHLPAVLWVGVLVLVAAACLVGGALLLGIPTLLGA
- a CDS encoding aldo/keto reductase, encoding MTTIPTLELSDGNRIPAIGLGTYGLDDDAGAELVSGAIGAGYRLLDTALNYGNEAAVGEGMRRSGVPREELFLTTKLPGRHHGYDETLASFEESRASLGVDFVDLYLIHWPNPSVGKYVDSWRAFIELKERGLVRSIGVSNFTPAHLQRLEDETGVLPVVNQVELHPSFTQADLRAEHARRGIVTESWSPFGTREQLMQDPHVVGAAEAHGVTPAQAVLRWHVQSGALPIPRSTDPERQRRNLDVFGFELSEEEVRAIGSGPQSRLWDGDPDTHEEM
- a CDS encoding signal peptidase II: MTTAPPAARRPRTSRPVVVALAVVVVVVGFVLDQLSKRWAVDALGGGQPIDLFPTVRFALVYNPGVSFGMGAEVGPVLTIGIIALALGLAVWVGWQIRHRASLLQVLLLSAVLAGALGNLFDRITRAEDGPLSGHVVDFIAVEWFAVFNVADILTVCGMIAWALTTVFGRDHATADPDDDEADAAVADPADAGSAPTDRA
- a CDS encoding type 1 glutamine amidotransferase domain-containing protein; amino-acid sequence: MTGESIQGRTVAFLLTDGFEQVELTEPWKAVQEAGGKPVLVSPKSDTVQGLDHIDKADTFDVDVQVKDADAADYDALVLPGGVVNADDLRVDADSVAFAKAFFTAGKPVASICHAPWILIEAGVVDGRRMTSYPTLQTDLRNAGADWVDEEVVVDSGFVTSRNPGDLPAFNAKLIEEIAEGEHDEQHA